Proteins encoded within one genomic window of Triticum aestivum cultivar Chinese Spring chromosome 2D, IWGSC CS RefSeq v2.1, whole genome shotgun sequence:
- the LOC123054359 gene encoding G-type lectin S-receptor-like serine/threonine-protein kinase SD2-5, whose product MSWCETMLLFLLFALSIPPSSQAWSVDYPSPISNVPSHWTNNNATIPYNATYADGSTIRAILVRQNPAGYAPSFACGFICAAPCDRAFLFAVFSVSIGGSSTSAPANTTATLRVVWAANRHHPVKENASVQLTKDGNLILRDFDGSLVWSTNTLRGPIVGVNLADTGNLILFDVMGKTVWESFEHPTDTLLIGQSLRQGKRLTSASSNLTQGQFYLTVLDHGLYAFVDADTPQSYYQKRFNVTDAVVQSKMNISSDEAKNGTAYISLLRGSLSAFASLSSTRIKLFNISLPWPSSAQLMSLEEDGHLRLYGWNGLSWKYLADVLNVDPEECAYPTVCGEYGICSEGQCSCPTGNSGDILFRQLDNRQPNLGCFPATPLSCDLIQHQRLLPLPDVTYFNFAHDWTTDEESCMSACLKACSCKAVFFRQQNDSYGSCYLMPKIFSLMHYEPGTIGYNLSAYIKVQMLPPPPSSKGLNATAYHVGVPVLVVLICVLLLFIKRAMAKRMQEDDPFKGIPGMPTRFSYKQLKEATNNFSKKLGQGGFGPVYEGKLGSVKIAVKCLQDIGHGKEEFMAEVMTIGSIHHINLVRLIGYCSDKLHRLLVYEHMSNGSLDKWIFRKNQSDSLSWTSRYRIILDVAKGLAYLHEECRQKIVHLDIKPGNILLDDKFNAKISDFGLAKLIDRDQSQVMTKVRGTRGYLAPEWLTSTITEKADIYSFGVVVLEIVSRRKILDDTKPEGSTNLINLLQEKIKIGQVLDIVENQNEDVQLHRAVIIEVIKLAVWCLQRECTKRPAMSQVVKILESAMDTEASSETTSRDDICDASSPLSPVPVSAR is encoded by the coding sequence ATGTCTTGGTGCGAAACCATGCTGCTGTTCCTCCTCTTCGCGCTATCCATCCCCCCCTCCTCCCAAGCTTGGTCCGTCGATTATCCGAGCCCCATCTCCAACGTTCCTTCCCACTGGACCAACAACAACGCCACCATCCCCTACAATGCCACATACGCCGACGGCTCGACGATCAGGGCCATCCTCGTCAGGCAAAACCCCGCCGGGTATGCCCCGTCCTTCGCCTGCGGCTTCATCTGCGCTGCTCCCTGCGACCGCGCTTTCCTCTTCGCGGTCTTCTCCGTGTCCATTGGCGGTTCCAGCACCAGCGCCCCAGCCAACACCACGGCCACACTGAGGGTCGTGTGGGCGGCCAACAGGCACCATCCGGTGAAGGAGAATGCGTCCGTCCAGCTCACCAAGGACGGCAATCTCATACTCCGAGACTTTGATGGCTCGCTGGTCTGGTCCACAAACACATTGCGTGGCCCCATCGTCGGCGTGAATCTTGCTGATACTGGGAATCTGATCCTCTTCGATGTGATGGGGAAGACGGTGTGGGAGTCATTCGAGCACCCTACCGACACGCTCCTTATTGGGCAGTCGCTGAGGCAAGGGAAGAGGCTTACTTCAGCTTCCTCAAACTTGACTCAAGGTCAGTTCTACCTCACCGTGCTTGACCATGGCCTCTATGCTTTCGTCGATGCAGATACTCCGCAGTCTTACTATCAGAAAAGATTTAATGTCACCGATGCAGTTGTTCAATCAAAGATGAACATTTCCTCTGATGAAGCAAAGAATGGCACTGCCTACATTTCCTTGTTACGAGGCAGCCTCTCAGCATTTGCCAGCTTAAGCAGCACACGCATCAAGTTATTCAATATATCACTGCCATGGCCATCTTCAGCACAGCTCATGAGTCTCGAGGAAGACGGGCACCTGCGGCTTTATGGCTGGAACGGTCTCTCATGGAAGTATTTGGCTGATGTTCTGAATGTGGATCCAGAGGAATGTGCATATCCAACAGTGTGTGGAGAGTATGGGATTTGTTCAGAGGGACAATGTAGTTGCCCAACTGGAAATTCTGGAGACATACTTTTCCGTCAGCTGGATAACCGACAACCTAATCTGGGCTGTTTCCCAGCAACTCCACTGTCTTGTGACTTGATCCAGCATCAACGGCTTTTGCCTCTCCCAGATGTCACATATTTCAATTTTGCACATGATTGGACTACTGATGAAGAGAGCTGCATGAGCGCATGCTTGAAGGCCTGTTCATGCAAAGCTGTCTTCTTCCGACAACAAAATGACTCCTATGGTTCTTGTTATCTGATGCCAAAGATTTTTTCACTTATGCATTATGAACCAGGAACCATTGGATATAATTTATCTGCATACATCAAAGTGCAGATGTTACCTCCACCACCGTCGAGTAAAGGTTTGAATGCAACTGCTTACCATGTTGGTGTTCCTGTTCTAGTAGTGCTCATCTGTGTGCTCCTTCTCTTCATCAAAAGAGCAATGGCAAAGAGGATGCAAGAGGACGATCCATTTAAAGGGATTCCTGGGATGCCAACACGGTTCTCCTACAAACAGCTGAAAGAAGCAACAAATAACTTCAGCAAAAAGCTTGGGCAAGGAGGATTTGGTCCAGTATATGAAGGAAAGCTTGGAAGTGTCAAAATTGCCGTTAAATGCTTGCAGGACATTGGACATGGGAAGGAAGAATTCATGGCCGAAGTCATGACAATTGGCAGCATTCATCATATAAATCTTGTTAGATTGATAGGTTACTGCTCTGACAAATTGCATAGGCTCCTCGTTTATGAGCACATGAGCAATGGTTCTCTGGATAAATGGATCTTCAGAAAAAATCAAAGTGATTCACTCAGTTGGACATCTCGATACAGGATTATCCTTGACGTTGCCAAGGGCTTAGCCTATCTTCATGAAGAATGCCGACAGAAGATTGTTCACCTTGATATCAAGCCTGGAAATATCCTCCTTGATGACAAGTTTAATGCAAAGATATCTGATTTTGGTTTAGCAAAGCTCATTGATAGGGATCAAAGCCAAGTCATGACCAAAGTTAGAGGAACAAGGGGCTACTTAGCACCAGAGTGGTTGACATCAACAATTACTGAAAAGGCCGATATCTACAGCTTTGGTGTTGTTGTGCTGGAAATCGTGAGCCGGAGGAAAATACTGGATGATACTAAGCCTGAAGGGAGCACCAATCTGATTAACCTACTGCAAGAGAAAATCAAGATTGGGCAAGTCCTGGATATAGTGGAGAATCAGAATGAAGACGTTCAGTTACATCGTGCAGTGATTATAGAAGTAATCAAGCTTGCAGTCTGGTGCTTGCAGCGTGAGTGCACCAAGCGACCAGCCATGTCACAGGTCGTGAAGATCTTGGAAAGTGCAATGGACACAGAAGCCAGTTCTGAGACAACTAGCAGAGATGACATTTGTGACGCTTCATCCCCGCTGTCCCCGGTGCCTGTGTCAGCAAGATGA